A window of Salvia splendens isolate huo1 chromosome 8, SspV2, whole genome shotgun sequence genomic DNA:
TGTGTTGAACCTGCATGAAGTTCTGCTGGCGAAGCCAACTCCTGTGTTGGAAGATTGCAATGACAAACGGTGGAAATGGTTTAAGGTAAGGTTTGCATTTTATTGGGGTTCTGTTATGAAATACCATATTTTGTTGTTctgtttatttataaataaatctcACCAGGTTATCTGATTGTGGAGGGCGGCCTGGGTGGGTGCCTTGGATGGTACACACATTAATGTGATTGTAAGTACTGAAGACAAACCGCGGTTTCGTTATAGGAAAGGCCAAATATCTACCAATACGCTCGCGACTTGTGATCGGAACCTGCAATTTGTCTATGCATTACCTGGATGGGAGGGATCGGCTGGGGACTCCCGTGTGCTGAGGGATGCTGTGACTCAAGTTAATGGGTTGAAGATTCCAAAAGGTGATGTGTACCACACATAAGAAGCTCCTCTCGATTTTCACCATGAGTCGACTCGCCCGTGTGCGTTTGTATTGAGTTTTAGcctttaaataatactatactGAAAGAATTTGATGTTAAACCAGGATTTTAGTTTATTGAAAGTTAGTTTATTGAAAGCAGGTGGTTTTAGTCATTTTTGTACTTCCAAATTGATATGTCATGTTTCTAGGTTTAAAAGACCAGCTGATCaagtaatttgtgtattttgccAATTCTTTTCCTAGTATTTTCTAAGCTCATGCGATGCATCCACGTATTCCCATGTGGTGTGACAGTccacattttttttactttaaaaacAAGCCATATTTATTATGATGAATTATCCTGAATATTCCAAATTGTATCTTAAAAATGGTTTAATCGCTTAGAAAATCACGAATAATAGATCATTTCTGATTTGTCTTGTACATATGTGCCGTTGTTAATGTAATATTGAGATTCCATCAACAAGTTGCGTATTGGTCTAGTGGTTTGCGGAGATGTGTCTCGAAGCCCAGACCTGGGTTTCGAGACTTCCTGAATTCATATTTTgtgtttcttcattttctttttttatatatattataattccCTTTTAAATGTTTTATGATTCAATTTGATTGTCGTGTTTTGCATTTTAGATAGTTTTCCATTGCGGGGCAGTTGCAAGTTGCAAATTTTCTATACTTGGTAAATTGTCAATCAAATTTTGAAAGATGGAGAATAAGCAACATTTgacatttttatattattttaaagaCAATTTAccctttaaaaatatcatatagtacatcaataaaataatgctaCTATTCAAATTGTTACACAACCCATCTAATCAACATcaacatttattttttcaaaactgAATGAAAGCTGAATCTTATTGTAAAAATTGATATTGTGAATATGGTTTTTCCCATCATTAAACAAAAGAAAGACCTATACGAATGTGAATAcgaatataaatatactatcaTAGTTCAAATTTAAGTAGTCAAGCCTTTTCAAGTGAAATTCATCTGtagtatagtagtagtaaataatatACAAAAAGAATACACAGTGAATGTCATTTTGAATGCTCATATAGTCATATTAGATCATtatactatttattatcatatgAAGGAAGAACGATTGCCCCATGTTAGCAAAacaatagtactccctccatcttaTTAGTGTTGAGACGTTTGTTTTGAGCATGAAGATTAAAGAATTAAGTATTTAATGAGTTACGTATTTAATGAGTTAAGTGAGGtgagaataaaataggaaagaaaACAAAGTATATCAATAATGCGggaataaagaattaaagaggacggatggagtatcattttacaAAATTTGATTTAATCTAATTCAACAGCAATACTATTTTTGtacatttttttagttttcacATAGGTTGTCTGTTTTAGTATATAATTATCAATAATATAAGATATTTTTGTCAAATGTTTTATAATTCAAGatattcataattttataaatgtgaAAATCAACTActgtatttgtgttttacaCATTAAAACCATTTTATGTTAACTAAATGCATatgtaattttttcaaaattgagaACCATAACATTATCAAACTTTTTATCGggtttaaaaatatattttaaaaaactagatacaaattttattctaaaaagtaaaagaacAGTCTACAAGAAATGTTTAAAAAACTAATCACTATCGCGTTTAATTCATGATCGAATAAACAAGTGGTAGTATATCAGTATAAATAGATATAGATGTGCTTTAAATTATTCACATGTGACCAATTACTTAATAAAAGttcaaatatattttataaaaaatattgattatagtagtactaatcaAATTCAACAAACCCCTATTTCACATTCACATGGCTAATGAATTTGTGAATATACCAAATCCAATTAATAATTCttttattcttaaaaaaaataatttaaacatGATCATCAAAAAGAAAACTAgactaaaaatattatattttgttagattTAGATTTTTGTTATATAACAATAAAAAACGtactaaaaatatatataaaaatcacatatgACACGTTAGCGGAATCAGAATAACATTGGAATTTATTTAAGGACAAGTATAAGCTACTGACACTTGTAGCGAGCTACGTCAATGACTTCGCAATGCATGGAACGAATTGATGAACTGAATTAATTTAACAACCCGTTATATTTAATTGATTGTTTAGTTTGTATTTGCATAAAATTGGTGTTCACTTTTGTGTTACTATTTGTTAATGTAACACTATTTGTTGTTTATATTTAGTTTGAAATGCGTTATTAATTTAAAGTGTTTTGTATAAGTTTGAGTTCTttgttcaaatttttattttgtattttaaatttaataatagcGAGTTGAATTTCAAcaatttgtattaaaaatggaaCCTCATGATAGGTCAAGCTATTTTTggtgttatttaattatttattgcatGAGTCGCTGACAAACtcgtattttaactgttttattgggcgttaaacgtgatgataattggtgtttaaatgcatattacttgagtttacgtccatatttcactataaaagtgctttgatgagtttatccagtgtttgaagttaaaataggtaaaaaagggtcaaaatgagccaagcattgactggggtctgcttcaaacgttaatttgcctatcaatatggggtccaaatcctattttgagagtaccattgtcttcatcatcgaaagagcttcgcgtgggtacctcacacgccccaatcggagttcggatgagagagatacggccgatctacgaaagctGCGCGGATTGCTGGgagctacccggccgggtgaattttatgtgcaataattccacccggccgggtggacaattttgttcataaagagtccagagacttctacccgaccgggtgaattttatgtgtaataattCCACCCAGCCGGGTCCGTCTGACTGACGTTTTTTAGCCCAGACGCGATTTTTCTGAAgggaaaaataagaaagagaagcTAGGGCAACGAAAAAGCATTCTCTACCAGCCGCAAAACACACGTTCCTTCTCTCtgaagaactcttggaagaagattgaagattcaagcttcgattcctccgccaattgtaattcgtatcatggtttctcttgtttttcttagtttttgcCTGATTTCCGCCATGAATATGAGTAACTAAACCCTTTATGTGGAATTCTTGGtaaagatgcattgattcatagttttaatccaattgatttcgtttttatcttgctcttgtaattgtttgaattattcttgtgctttttcctatcaattgcttgatcaccatttgggagtgttaggatttcttagagtaatcgggagatgaaatatttaatcttgaaagaagaataattcacaccttaattcaataaaactcgggagagttgagattatgagtgggatctttaatctaatcaaacatttgggagttaggtctaaaaTTTAGAATGGGACTtcacttattacacctaatctacagatttctcacctcgggagggggtttaatctacaattgtgattgattcaacaattctggagactttaaatggtaaatcggtttcaattgggttaggctatgagttgtgcatcggatccttgaattctgcatatttctccatcatctacaCAACTTGCTTTATCGCTCTCTTGTTTATTTGTTCTAATTTAATCTCtgcatttacatgttttcagtagttgttagtttcaaaaccaaaattcctgattgtctggatagtagttgaagtttgttcgtggtacttaggtttacacttaattgtctctgtgggatacgatatactcttgcttgctatttgctacgataaccccgtacacttgcgggtattatttgggtaaaataaagttgagtcaagtttttggcgccgttgccggggataaTTTTTGTGTTACATAACttgatatcgtgataataatcaagattactacttcagattttattgctttatttttcttttaatttttttttagttctcacatttttgtttcttgttcaggtgTATGCACACGCGTTCTAAAGGCTTGCTTCTAGAACCTTTCGACTATGAGATCGAAGCATCGAACCGGAAGAGGAACGCATATAGGAGGCTCACGCAGAaaatttgtcacgaccgcattttctaaggatagaaaacacggttgatcgcgactaggggaggattaaagaagcggggaatgAAATAAGagggaaaaataaaatcaagcattggttgcgagacatgactaattaaatgctgatacatagaagaaagatactcgatcatgaagactcgagtaattgtttgaaaaaaatttcaaaatatcagagttttgaacaaaatagacttgagtcttttaagatgcacaacggaagcaaatgaacgcggttccatgtatgaagacatgaacctccagagtcaaaatctgactgaattaaatgtcttgtctcaatagcacttcctccaccacttcgctgctcaacctgcacatttagaaatacatgcagggctgagtacaaaaagtactcagtgaacacattgccaaaATTACAcctatacatttgaaaatattgtcatgccatcatcacagtaacactcggggggtgttattgaaaaagctcgagcttactaaaaatatcacattggactgcagtccctttttcctgtacttagccatatctgatcacattgtgccgtcgagatggtgttctcgcacggtcaccttctctgcccaacatgtcagaggtattcttgtgccgggaaggtggccaccttcctcggtcacctgcccTGCCCAACATGCAGagggagcttgtgtacactagtccgagcggggacaccaccctcactgggacccgaattcgacttatatcatcattcataattcacttggccgtagccaacagataggcatcatacacaaaacatttatggcatgacaacatcattaaaatcacgaacatgtgttcttattttcataaaatacgatttgtattttattataagaAAGCTCACATTGATCGCTTagtttccttaacttgaatctttcgttccgactttacttgcgaacgtacccttttgaaaatatcacaatataataatacactaattagactcaaggacaaaactacttaaattagaatgcattcaccctcattaaagtcttttatctcgtttctcgattttcgtgtatttttgattatttggcggccgcccaaggcatcGCCGTAGTTCAAAATTTAACTCGGGATTCCCCCAACGTTATCCAATAATTTACTTAGCATCCACCCATTAACAATTAAAATTCGGCCCGGAGAATTTAGTGCACTTATTAgttcaaatattaattttagagCTTCAAAATGTTGGTTAAGTTTAATAATACGTGCGGTCCCTGTAGTTACTCTGACTATTCTTAATAAAAGAATGTTAGTGTATATTTTAATCTATGttagaaattttcaaaataatctATTATTTCATTCTATCTATTAAATGGGTGGTCTGTGTCAATGGAAATACATTATCATAAATGTGTGTGTCACAGTGTAAGTGGTAGGAGTATGATCTAATCCTATcatctcaataaaaaaaatatccttCCGGCTCAAAACAATTTATTTACTAGCCCATAACCAAAATAAAGTTGAAGAAGCCCAATTTAAAAGTTAAACCCACTCCCTTCCGTACTCCCTTCCTCATCCTCATTTTTTTTACAGAGAGCAAAATCCCCCAATTTGAGAGATTCCTAAATCGGACAGCCCTCACTTTCCCATCGTCATCTCCGATTCACTCACTTTCTCCACAATCGTCGCCTTCTCCGAATCTCACCCACACACCACCGCCGTTCTCCCTCCATTCTCCATCACCAAAACAGCCCGTCTCGGCTATCCGAAGTCAGCCGCTGCTGTTGTACCGATCAGCCTCCGTTCGCGCAACTCCGCAAGTATCCGGACAGTCCCGAATCAACCCCGAACGACTCTGATACAAACCCGAACCACCCCGATTTTCACCGAAAGGATAAGTTCTCTTTCAAAATTATGTTCTTTCGCATTTTCGGTTAATCACAGCGGGTATTCGATTATTAAGGTTTGCTCGGTGTTGGTTTCGGTGTTGGTTTCTTTTAATTTGGTTCGATTTCTGAGTGGTACGTTCTAGTAGATATTTGAGTTCTAAACTATATAGCATGCTCCCGTATGATATACTAAAATGGAATTGGAGTTGGGAGGGAGTATACCTTAACAGAGTTTGAGAAAACAACCGATAGCTCCGTCTTTCAAGTTTGGTTCAtggtttcttgaatttgattGAGTAGATAAGTCTTGTTCTTGTGAGTTCTTGTTGAAGAGAATTGAAATTAGGGAAAAACCGATTGTAGAGGAGTATTATAGAGAGGATGGTTGATAGATATGGGAGAGACTCATGGAGTGAGGGGGAAGGAACTGTTTTAATGCATCATTTAATGCGGTGTTGAAAAAAAATGATCCATTGGATCtgtcctctctctctctctctttttttttaattttttttatttgtttattaaagtAATTGTTTTAGTATTTGTTCACTTGTTCaattaatttggtgtaggtatgaTCGGTTCAAGTTTGTGGTTGTCCGCGCTGAAGTTCCCGATTTTTATTAGAACGCAGGATAtatagattaaattttgttggacttttgttggatgtatcggacatcaaaattttgattttgggatcttatttatttatttatttaaatttattattttcatatatgtGCAATATTTTTATGTGTTCTATTTACTTGCCtaacgtcaaaacaaacaacgtcAATCTATCGTAGttcggatttaatcgcataaaagtcacatatatacataatcaagctaataatattgtttctaatattatcggcttagcgggtcgttacaaaATTCAAGTTTCTTCACCTACACGCGCAGGGGCATCTTCATATCAGAGGGATCTTTCACCTATCCGGTCACCAGTACAAGATCATATTCAGTTTGATCCCGTTTCTCCTAGTCTGATGGAGAACGAAGAGGGTAACAACGGTCCACCACCTCCGCCCACTAATGCCGAGCTTCTACGGCAGCTGGAGGAGTTGCGTCAACAAGTCAATCATAGACAAGCTGTGGTGCCTGTTCAGAATCAGTATGCATACCAAGGCGGCAAATCCAACTGTCCATAGCAACATCGCAGCCAACACCTTTGAGCTGAAAAGAGGACTTATTCAGATGGCAGAGAATATTGCTTTTAGGGGCAAATCCACAGATGATCCGAACAAACACATCACCAAGTTCATTCAGATCTGCAACACTACGAAGTTGAATGGAGTGACAGATGATCAGATTCGACTTCGGCTGTTTCCCTTTTCCTTAGAGGATTCACTAAAGGATTGGTTGGAGAGCTTGGAGTCGGGCTCAATCAGAACATGGGATGTTATGGTAGAGAAGTTTTTAGAAAAGTTTTATCCCCCCAATGAGGCGATTAAGAGGCAACATGAGATCATTGTCTTTCAGATGAACCCTGCGGAGAATATCAGAGAAGCATGGGCGAGATTCAAAGCCTTGACGAAGCGATGTCCCAACCATGGGTTAACCCCGACAGTTCAagtcattacattttttaaggGATGCGTGCCTGAAGCACAACGGGAGTTGAACTTGAGCTCAGGAGGTAATTTTCTCAAGAAATGAGTGAATGAAGCCATGGAAGTGATTGAGGAGCTCGCATCTAATGACGAAGGATGGAGCAACGAAAGGAGTAAGGTGCATAGAGTGACTTCTACTACAGATCATAATCCTATGAGTGCCCTATCCGACAAGTTGGATGCGTTGACCATGAAATTTGATTGCATGATAATGGGGAAACCTTCTCAAGAGCCCCAAGGAAGTATGGAGGACGTGAACTATGTGAATAAAGGGGGCAACAACAGGTACTACAATAATCCACACCCCAACTTTCATGGTGGAGGATATAATCAGTACGGGAACACGGGGCATCCTAATCTCTCTTATGAGAACCCCAATAATGCCCTGCAACCACCCCCAGGGTTCACGGTTACTGATGGAGTGGTTAATGATCCGAAGAAGATGACCACGGAAGACATACTCAAGTCTTTCATGCTACAGTCCAACAAGCTCATGGAGCAGAACAATCAAAGGATGGAGAAAGTTGAGAAAGATGTGCAAAGTATACTCACCCATCTGAAGTTCGTAGACACACAGCTGAGCCAGATTGCTCAGGCTGTGAGTATGAACCACAAGCCTGGGCAGTTCCCAGGCCAGCCAAATGAGAATTCGAAAGGATGTATGGCCATCCATCTGAGGAATGGCAAGACGTATGAAGGCCCATCTCTGTCTGAGACCACGAAGGACGCTATTCTTGAGCCTAAGGCTGTCGTGGCAGAGAAACTGAAGGGCAAGATAACTGAACAAAGAAGGATGAGCAGTTTGCTCGATTCCTAGATATATTCAGGAAGGTGCACGTGAACATCCCACTGATTGAGGCACTACAGCAGATGCCGAAGTATGGGAAGTTTCTGAAGGAGGTGATAGCCCAGAAGACCAGTTGGGGGCAGGTAGACACTATTAATCTAACTGAAAATTGCAGTGCTCTGCCGCAAAGGAAACTGCCGGCCAAGCTGAAGGATCCTAGAAGTTTCACTGTCGACTGCCTCATTGGGGGCTATAAGGTGGAGAAAGCTCTCTGCGATCTAGCGCGAGCATTAATCTAATGCCACTATCGGTGTTCAAGCAAATGAACATTGGTACTTTAAAGCCCACCTCAGCCACACTACAGATGGCAGACAGATCTGTCGTGTATCCAAAGGGCATCGTGGAAGACCTACTGATTAAGGTCGGGAAATTTATTTTTCCCATCGAGTTTATGGTCTTGGACATGGAAGAAGACAAGGGAGTCCCCCTACTGCTAGGACGTCCCTTCCTTGCCACTGCTGAGGCAAATATAAACGTGAAAAATGGAGAGTTGACAATCTTCATGGGAGAAGAAAGTCAAATGTTTTCCCACAAACCGAGAAGCATGGATGGAAGAACTGAGGAGTGCAAGGTGGTGCGTCTGAAGCACCAAGTGACTACTGAAGAAGGAGGATCGAGTGCAGTCAGAAAAGTGAAGCATAAGGACTTTTATGAGCTTCACGTGGAGATGATGGCTTCCACTGACTCGGAGCCAATAACATGGATCGATGCAGACCATAGTCGCCATTCACCGGTGCACGCGGTGATCACTACTGAACCCCCTAGGATGGGGGGTAAAATACCAACTGATGTCAATGGAAGAAAGATAACTGCTCCAACACTGAAGGAGCCTATCCCGAGAGAGCCTGAAAAGTGGTGGCTCACCAAGACGTGGAACAATATATTTCCTCATGGAGGAGGAGCCAAGCGATCACCTGGAGGCAACTCTGGGATGAAAGGGGATCTCGGTTGATATTTGAAGACGTCGGGCACACGACGATAAATAGGTGCGCTGCATGGG
This region includes:
- the LOC121745673 gene encoding uncharacterized protein LOC121745673, yielding MEVIEELASNDEGWSNERSKVHRVTSTTDHNPMSALSDKLDALTMKFDCMIMGKPSQEPQGSMEDVNYVNKGGNNRYYNNPHPNFHGGGYNQYGNTGHPNLSYENPNNALQPPPGFTVTDGVVNDPKKMTTEDILKSFMLQSNKLMEQNNQRMEKVEKDVQSILTHLKFVDTQLSQIAQAVSMNHKPGQFPGQPNENSKGCMAIHLRNGKTYEGPSLSETTKDAILEPKAVVAEKLKDIFRKVHVNIPLIEALQQMPKYGKFLKEVIAQKTSWGQVDTINLTENCSALPQRKLPAKLKDPRSFTVDCLIGGYKVEKALCDLARALI